In the Leptospira sp. WS4.C2 genome, one interval contains:
- a CDS encoding acyl-CoA dehydrogenase: MNVEPENLILKYGVPGSSYPKDTGGPETGFYRSWKPYLIQEGFYHFLFGLESYLEFQKKLSLLAEDPVGVSLALSCMVEVNVAGGILKQAHLQMENESKTQGKSESIKTSFDSLWDAFRKTIPAKIYAVGVSEPGWEGKLRKLSSKLENGLLSGTKSFITNGGEADVIFWVTKSGSENPVYLVQRQKDGSPAIRETQIQEESFHTDFTPQVSHLKLTLCEYPITENDLVLENYGKLGMELRLKELLSLVSLIIGKTKKLSFENQIVAREREKLIEWRESFLLPMNGNPDGEFLLSGFPYPTDGLLSALAELWKVDSPQELKSIDPDYQLFVWEDSFTNYLVQKKKRNL; encoded by the coding sequence GTGAATGTTGAACCAGAGAATTTGATTTTAAAGTATGGTGTCCCTGGTTCTTCTTATCCAAAAGATACGGGAGGACCTGAGACTGGATTTTATCGGAGTTGGAAACCCTACCTCATTCAGGAGGGTTTCTATCACTTCCTTTTTGGTCTTGAGTCCTATTTAGAATTCCAAAAGAAACTTTCCTTACTTGCCGAAGATCCGGTTGGTGTATCCCTTGCCCTATCTTGTATGGTGGAAGTGAATGTAGCCGGGGGAATCTTAAAACAGGCTCATTTACAAATGGAGAATGAATCGAAAACTCAAGGAAAATCGGAAAGTATAAAAACTTCTTTTGATTCTCTTTGGGACGCTTTTCGTAAAACAATCCCTGCTAAAATCTATGCTGTAGGAGTGAGTGAACCCGGCTGGGAGGGCAAACTGCGAAAGCTAAGTTCGAAATTAGAGAATGGGCTTCTATCGGGAACCAAATCCTTTATCACCAATGGTGGGGAGGCCGATGTAATTTTCTGGGTCACTAAATCGGGATCTGAGAATCCCGTCTATCTAGTGCAGAGACAGAAAGATGGAAGTCCTGCGATTCGGGAAACCCAAATCCAAGAAGAGTCTTTCCACACAGACTTTACTCCGCAAGTGAGTCATCTTAAACTTACGTTATGCGAATATCCCATCACGGAAAATGACTTGGTTCTGGAAAATTATGGCAAACTAGGAATGGAACTTAGGCTAAAAGAACTTTTGTCTTTGGTCTCTTTGATTATCGGAAAAACAAAAAAGTTATCTTTCGAAAATCAAATCGTTGCAAGAGAAAGAGAGAAACTAATCGAATGGAGGGAGTCTTTTCTCTTACCTATGAATGGAAATCCCGATGGTGAATTTCTACTTTCTGGATTTCCTTACCCTACGGATGGTCTACTTTCCGCTCTCGCAGAACTCTGGAAGGTAGATTCTCCCCAAGAGCTTAAGTCGATTGATCCTGATTACCAACTTTTTGTTTGGGAAGATTCTTTTACCAATTATTTGGTTCAAAAGAAAAAAAGAAATCTCTAA